In one Desulfobulbaceae bacterium DB1 genomic region, the following are encoded:
- a CDS encoding transposase: MLNVETIRKIRQAYFREGKGIRAITREMNLSRNTVRNIIRSGITDQKYERVSQPHPKLGSFIERLRELLHEDADKPVRHRRTAQLLFEQLQREGYEGGYDAVRRYVGIWKRSSGTAIVQSYVPLEFVSGDAFQFDWSYEQVELAGVPVEAKIAQFRLCHSRKPFCIAYTRETLEMLLDAHIRAFDFFGGVCCRGIYDNLKTVVSKVLMGKDRVFNRRFQNLASHYLFDLVACTPAAGWEKGQVENQVGVVRKRFFAKRRRFASLEELNEWLADECRNHAATTRHPERKEQTVAQVFAEEKDKLLALSASPFDGYQESVSRVSPQLLINFDRNRYSVDAMAAGKTVSVRAYADRIVMVMNGTEVGSHRRHLGRDKVIYDPWHYLAVLERKPGALRDGAPFKQWDLPEAIVEVRRILENRVGGDRQFVNILSVVSRYGLESVAVACAQVVEDKTVSSDIVLSILSREHEEPPSEPLPLSAQLPLITLIPVVDCCRYDQLLSGGAYGTT; the protein is encoded by the coding sequence ATGCTGAACGTGGAAACAATCCGTAAAATCCGACAGGCCTATTTTAGAGAGGGGAAAGGAATTCGAGCGATCACCCGCGAGATGAACCTTTCCCGCAACACCGTCAGAAACATCATCCGAAGTGGCATAACCGATCAGAAGTACGAGAGGGTCTCCCAACCCCATCCCAAGTTGGGTTCCTTTATTGAGAGGCTGCGTGAGCTCTTGCATGAGGATGCCGACAAGCCGGTCCGTCACCGTCGGACTGCCCAGTTGCTGTTTGAACAACTGCAGCGAGAAGGCTACGAGGGTGGCTACGATGCCGTCCGTCGTTACGTGGGGATATGGAAGAGGTCGAGTGGCACTGCTATTGTTCAATCCTACGTACCTCTTGAATTTGTTTCCGGCGACGCCTTCCAGTTCGACTGGAGCTATGAACAGGTTGAGCTGGCTGGGGTTCCGGTGGAAGCGAAGATCGCTCAGTTCCGCCTCTGCCATAGTCGCAAACCGTTCTGCATCGCCTATACTCGCGAGACCCTGGAGATGCTCCTTGATGCCCACATCCGGGCCTTTGATTTTTTTGGTGGTGTCTGTTGCCGGGGCATTTACGATAATCTAAAGACGGTGGTCAGCAAGGTGCTGATGGGCAAGGACAGGGTATTCAACCGCCGATTCCAGAACCTGGCTTCCCATTATCTGTTTGACCTTGTGGCTTGCACCCCTGCCGCCGGCTGGGAGAAAGGGCAGGTGGAGAATCAGGTCGGCGTGGTCAGAAAACGTTTCTTTGCCAAGCGCCGCCGCTTTGCCTCCCTTGAAGAACTGAACGAATGGTTGGCGGATGAATGCCGGAATCATGCAGCCACCACCAGGCATCCCGAGCGCAAGGAGCAAACCGTCGCCCAGGTCTTTGCCGAGGAGAAAGACAAACTTCTGGCACTGTCGGCATCACCGTTCGACGGTTACCAGGAAAGCGTTAGCCGTGTATCTCCGCAACTGTTGATCAATTTTGACCGCAACCGTTACAGCGTAGATGCCATGGCGGCCGGCAAGACAGTGTCGGTACGGGCATACGCTGACCGAATCGTCATGGTGATGAACGGTACTGAGGTTGGCAGCCATCGTCGCCATCTCGGTCGCGATAAGGTCATTTACGACCCCTGGCATTATCTGGCCGTTCTGGAGAGGAAACCGGGAGCATTGCGAGACGGAGCCCCTTTCAAGCAATGGGATCTGCCGGAAGCAATAGTCGAAGTCAGGCGAATCCTTGAAAATCGAGTAGGCGGCGATCGGCAGTTTGTCAATATCCTGTCTGTGGTAAGCCGTTATGGCCTCGAATCGGTGGCCGTTGCCTGTGCCCAGGTTGTAGAAGACAAAACCGTCAGCAGTGACATCGTCCTCAGTATATTATCCAGAGAACACGAGGAGCCACCGTCGGAACCGTTGCCGCTGTCAGCCCAACTGCCGCTGATCACGTTAATTCCGGTGGTGGATTGTTGCCGTTACGATCAGCTGCTTTCCGGAGGTGCTTATGGTACTACGTGA
- a CDS encoding transcriptional regulator, whose product MLERTKKRHTKTVELRFRGPASKKDEAARLLKELGFENATDSIPWREAFPEYSTEETPAVCLRAARRREGLTQKELAARSGIPQAHISLMERGLMAIGVVRAKKLGEALNAGYKVFL is encoded by the coding sequence ATGTTGGAACGCACGAAAAAGCGCCATACTAAAACGGTGGAGCTTCGCTTTCGCGGCCCGGCTTCAAAAAAGGACGAAGCGGCCCGACTGCTGAAAGAACTTGGATTCGAGAATGCAACAGACTCCATCCCCTGGCGTGAAGCATTCCCGGAATACTCAACTGAGGAAACCCCTGCTGTTTGTCTACGAGCCGCCCGCCGGCGGGAAGGCTTGACTCAGAAAGAACTTGCCGCACGATCCGGCATACCGCAAGCTCACATTTCCCTGATGGAACGCGGCTTAATGGCGATTGGCGTAGTGAGGGCAAAGAAGCTTGGTGAAGCGTTGAATGCCGGCTACAAGGTTTTTCTGTGA
- a CDS encoding cytotoxic translational repressor of toxin-antitoxin stability system, translated as MTWQVDLTKKTAKQKESLPKTIKEQLVFLIRDIEEYGPVRGNWPNYSKLKPGQHHCHLKKGRPTYVAIWEERDKEIKLIEVVYVGTHEKAPY; from the coding sequence ATGACATGGCAGGTTGACTTAACCAAAAAAACGGCCAAACAAAAAGAGTCATTGCCGAAAACGATCAAAGAGCAGTTGGTATTCCTGATCCGCGACATTGAAGAATACGGGCCTGTGCGTGGTAACTGGCCGAACTACAGTAAACTGAAACCAGGCCAGCACCATTGCCACTTAAAAAAGGGGCGGCCCACTTATGTCGCCATCTGGGAAGAACGGGACAAAGAAATAAAACTGATTGAGGTTGTCTATGTTGGAACGCACGAAAAAGCGCCATACTAA
- a CDS encoding zinc/iron-chelating domain-containing protein: MINPCLDCGACCAFFRISFYWGESDSGNTEGVPTELTEKLNDFRMVMKGSNGAFPRCVALMGIVGKKVSCFIYAKRSSVCRDFQPSWLGGVHNEGCDRARRHWGMLPLTPEIWTTPGDNFPRKAA; the protein is encoded by the coding sequence ATGATAAATCCATGTCTTGACTGTGGGGCCTGTTGTGCTTTTTTTCGTATTTCTTTTTACTGGGGTGAGTCTGATAGTGGAAATACCGAGGGCGTTCCCACTGAGCTGACGGAAAAATTGAATGATTTCCGCATGGTGATGAAGGGGAGCAATGGGGCTTTTCCTCGTTGTGTTGCCTTGATGGGGATTGTCGGCAAAAAGGTAAGTTGCTTCATTTATGCAAAAAGGTCTTCCGTCTGTCGCGATTTTCAACCATCCTGGCTGGGTGGTGTGCATAATGAGGGTTGTGACAGGGCCAGGAGGCATTGGGGCATGCTGCCGTTGACCCCGGAAATATGGACCACGCCGGGTGACAATTTCCCTCGAAAAGCAGCCTGA